The DNA segment ATCTGGCCCCATCCGATGAGGCGCCAATGCTTCTCAACACGACGGCTCAGGGCaaccttctctcctttgcttgTGCAGACAGGTGCAGTAAGCTGTAGCTTGGCAAGATCGTTCTTAACAGCGACCACGCGGGCGCCTGTGGACATAGATCCTATGTTAAGCATCAGGATCTCACCCTTCGTGAGCTTGGACACCTTCCCTGCCTTCTCTGTACCTTTCGTCCTCACACCCAACAGCCtccggaggaggaagaaattgATCTGCAGCACAAGGTACAAGGATGTATGTAAGTAACAGCTGTTTCTATCCATCTATGCTGAACAAACAAATATTGTACAAACCTCAAGCTCCACATATACATCAGGTAGTGAGCCAACTTCGCCAAGAACCTGGCCAACCAGCCTATCAGCACGCGTTAAAGTTGGATCCATGGTTGTTCCAACACCAATAAGCCCTCCTGGCACAGCAAATTGGAGTTCATTCTGCTCAGCATAGAGCGAGACAATCCTTGAGTAGATTGGGGTGCATTTGATGTTCCCATTCTCATCCTTCATGACAATGCCAGGGCGAACTTCAATCTTCTGGTTCACCCTCAGAACTCCCTGTAAAGAAGCATTGATGTTCTGTTCATATCAACCGTAAAAGAAAACAGAACAGTAATACCATGATTGAGCTACATACTCTGAGGATGCTACCACCTGCGACGCCACCCCTAATTTCATCAACCTCTGAACCAGGCTTGTTAACATCAAAGGAGCGAATAACAATCATATTGGGAGGTGAGGTGAAGTTCCTTTCAGGGATGGGAATTTTCTTCACAATGTATTCACAGATCACATCAATGTTATACTTCAGCTGGGCAGATATAGGCACCACAGGAGCACCTTCAGCTATTGTGCCCTGCTCAGAAAAAAGAGGGATCAAATCATGAAAGAGAAGACATGTACTAAAATGAGAGATTGTGAACAGTATTGACCTGGATGAATTTTTGGATTGCTTCGTGCTGGTTCATCGCGGCACTTTCCTGGATAAGATCAATCTTGTTCTGCAGAATGATGATATGTTGGAGACGCATGATTTCAACAGCAGCAAGATGCTCAGATGTCTGGGGCTGTGGGCAACTTTCATTCGCTGCTATCAAAAGCAATGCTCCATCCATGATAGCAGCTCCATTAAGCATTGTGGCCATGAGAATGTCGTGACCCTGTTCAAGGAGATCGGTATTGTTGAAACATATTATCCTTTCCTATTATAATTTTCAACTAATAAAATTAATATCTAATGACAAATCAGAGAATAACTTGAGATGATCTCAGTTCCCAAGACTTCTATCAATACCTACCAGTATTTGATCATGTGCCTTTTAGTTGAAACATCATTATTTATAAACAGCTTAATGCAGCTTATGATCACAAATGACTCCAAAGGGGAAAGCAAAACTAAATAGAACTATTTGCAGCAGACTCATCCAAAGCTATCACTTGCTCACTTGCATGCAGAAATGTTAATAAACTTTAAGGTAGGACAATAAAGTTAGTCTTATACCCTTAAAAATTCATGTATAACAGAAAAATCATAAAGAAAAATGGTAAGGTTTTATCATACCGGGCAATCAACAAAAGAAACATGTCTCAGGAGCTTCATTCTAGTGTTTTCAAACCCAGGCACGTCACAGGGAGGGCCATCTTCTTTTCCACTTCCATAGGCCCTTTACATAACAGAAGGAAAGTCAACACCTAGTGTATAAGGGCTTTACAACATGGCATTAATTTTTGTCGGGAGAATCAATCATTCAAGAATTCAAGCACGGTCTTTACCACATAACTAGTAAATAAATTATATGAAGGGAAATTTCATCGGGGACCAGGGGTTCCGGCGTCACCACTAGAAAAATATGATAATCCCACATGTTACCGTGTTTTAAAagatttcataaaaaatcatgtATGTAGTATACATAAAGTTAAGTAAACCTgcaaaaattcaattttaaaTTCATATTTGATATCAAGATTCAAACAACACAAGTGGCACTGTTAGTACATGATGAACAATCAGACGCTGAATTTTTACAGATTTCCTTAAATTCATGTGTACTGCATACATAATTTTTTGGAGAAGATTTGAAACATCGCAACATGCTGAATTCGCTCATGGGGATGCCGGAACCTCTGGACACAAAATCCACTCTCTTATATGAGCAGCAAGGTTCGGTGATGTTAAGAGTTTAGAAAAGCTGTGCTGAGTTCTTCTCTGCATTTCATAGGAGACAGAAATAGAAGCTCATCATGTTAAGAGAGAACTGTGACATTTCGTGTATGATAAACATACTTGTAGCACATTGGTCGCGGACATCTGTCGTCCTCACACTTATAGATTTTTGCGTTAGCATAACCCAGCTTTATAGTGATGTTACGCTCCAGCTCATTCTTGAACCGAACAGTCTACATATCAAAATAAAGCAATCAGAATATTTGTAGAAAACATATAACATATCAAGGACAAAAATGGTGAAAAAGATTGACGACCTCAACAAACAGCAGTTGCAAACCAATCTAAGTCATGGTAACAAATGCTGGGAAAGAAGCATGGACCACAAAAGTGCATTTGCTAAGGAatggaagaaaatatttttatatcatAGCAATAACAAATAGATTATACAACTTCTCTGAGTCATATTGAACCAAAATCTACATTGTATCCCTAGTATGAATGTCAAAACTTTCCAATGCAATTACTACTCATGTATCATATATCAAAACTCTAAAAGGTGCACATCTAAAAATCACATGTTTGAGTAACATGGAGAATGCACAAGATATTACTGATAAATGTGATACATAATTGACAGCCATACACATAATTCAGATTCAGTGTTTGAGAAGAATGTGATACTTGAATAAGTGAACAATACCTGAACTCCAGATATAGCTTTCACAACAGTAGACTTTCCATGAGCCACATGACCAATGGTACCTGAGATATTAATATAGAATATTATGCCCTGCGGGAGGTTTTGATTCACACGAAATTTGAATATACCTTGGTCATGCTGAATTCATAGAGGACAAAAAAACAGAAGTAACTGACTGTTCACAAACCAAAGGCTCTCCTAGTTATACAATACAGAATGCATCATGTGGATCTCAATTAGGCACAAATCACAGCAtcataaaaagattttttttttcctcattcACAATATCTTGCCAAAAAAAGAATGATGTGGGCCAAGTACAAACAGCAATAGCTAAAGGGATTGCATACATACCAATATTGATTGTGGCTTGGCGTGAGATAACTTCAGGTGACAGTGGGTGGAGCTTTGTCACATCAAGCTTGCTTAAGTCCTGTTCCATCAATCCTCGGCGGGCCATCTTGGAAACTGCAAAATGGGACTCGGAAAGTTAACCTAGTGTCTTGTCCAGTGCTTACTAATCCAATATCAACTGCAGGAAAAACAGAAAACACACTGTGTCCACGCATGAAACCGGCTAATTAAACCAGCATGTTCAGCGTTCTTTCTCTATTGCATCGCCCACCGAGAACACATGTGCAGGCAGGACCGTCAATTACCACAAAATCCATAATACAAATACACAGACCCTCCTAAGCCCTAACTCCTACTCAGCCAGGGGCGGACTTAGCGTTGGACATGGGTGCTCAGTTGAAGGCCCAATCTCTTTTCCTTTCTGATAAATTTGGATTTGATAGCTCACAAAGCAGGTAACAGATCTATCTCCCAGAACAAAATGCATCCATGGTctcaaaaagagagagagaaaattgcATGCAAGCAAGTTAGGGTTCCTTACCAACGAAAGAAAACAACCCTCCCTAAACTAGGATGAATCCAATCGACGCGTCGGCGGGGGGAGTGCGACTGGTGCCTAACGTGGCGACTGCCGTtcttcggaggaggaggaaggaggaggttcGCGGCGGCTACGGAGCGGCCGAACCAGGTGAGAAGCTGAGGTGCGGTGGGTGATCGAGGGAGGCTCTGAGTCAGCCCTAGCGCGGGTCTGGGCCAGATTTTGGGCCGATCCGAGCCCGACGTGGTAAGGCCGGAGGCCCAACATAATTACCAATATACTCTTTTTTCAATCatggaaagaaaggaaaaaatctACATAACTGCTGAATTATCGATTAGTATAGATTTAAAACCCCAAACTATAAAATCAGGTATTGTGAACCTTAATTGCAAAATCGTTTATTTAACGTCTAACCTGGTTTCGTATGTGGTTTTCGCCTCGTTAGCGTCCACATTGGAGCTGGTTTTGCCACGCTAGCGGGGAAGGCCACTGGGACCTAATGTTAGTGCTCCACCCCCTCCTCTCCTGTGCTgcttcgccccccccccccccctcgcacTCTCCtcccgtgctctctctctctctctctctctctctctctctctctctctctctctctctctccgacgAAGCGGACGGCACGCGGATGATCATGAGGAAGTCTGGGCTGATCAAATTGGTGCATGAGGTCAAGGTCAGTCTCCACTAGAAACTATGAATCTAGGTAAAGATTTGGTTTTTTTCGTCCATTTCATTTGGATGCGTACGTATAGGGTAAAGATTTGGTTTTTTAAGTACTGAGAGGGAGAGCTAGCAGCCATGGCGTGGTCTAGGTCACAATCATCGGTGTCAAATGCACGCAGAGGGCACTCGATGCAGGGATTGGCCCTGCCGCTACCATACAGAGAAGTATCACTGGATTATGAGCCCGCTTTGATGTGCCTATGTAACCGAAAGGCTCTTCGGTGGATCTCTTGAAGTGATGATAATCCAGGCTGGAGGTACTACTAGTGTTCAGCTTCTCGGGTATGAAGCTTCATTTTTTGGTtgttttggttggttggtttTCCATTGTTGATTGGTTGATGTTCTCTTGATTTGTCATTTGTTGTAGACGAGATGGGATTGCGGTTTCTTTCGATGGAAAGATGCTGAGAACACCCCATTTATGAAGAGCCTCCTGGTGGACCTTTGTGATTCTGTTTGGAGCCTGAGAAGGGAGAAAGCAGAGCTGAAGCTGATGCTTGAGTTGATGCAGAGGGAGAATGAGGAACAAGTTGTTGTTCTGAAGgcaaagcacaagaagaagatggaTGAGAAGGATGAGGCATTTGAAGCCATGGTTGCCAAGTTCAGTCAGGGTAATAGATGTAGGTGTGTGTCATATCTTGTTGTACTGATTGTTGTTGGCACCTTCTTTGCGCAGATGCTAGGAGCAAAGTGAGAGAGGCAATGTGATGTGCTGTGATTTGAGATGTAGGTGGCTACCTTCAATGTAATATGAGCAATGGAGCACTGAATGAAAATGATATCCGAGTTCCTATATTTTGTCCTAAATGATAGAACAGATGAACAAGCATATACTTTGCACTAAATGACGGAACAGATGAACAAGCCAACACTTAGGTAGTAGTAGCAACCATACATTCATAGCCAACATTCATACATCCCTGAGAACAAAAGCCAACATTCATACAAAAGCTGTAGGACTATGTACACCAAAATGAAACATCATTTACATAAGGCCTTGTaacaaaataaaacatttacaTGTCTTCATGGCTTTAGGTGTTTGAACCAAACAGCAGGTGGGCTAGCCTGTTTATGTTGCGCCTTGAAGTCCTCTTCCTGGGCTGCTAAACCTGTGTGTTCGCACTTTGCTATGTCCCAGCCTCAGGCTATAAGAGAAGGAAGAAATGATATTTTTGTTAGTCAATGATCAGAAAGAAGCAGCAAACACTAAAGATGGTGTAACTTACAACTATGTTTAATGTGGCAATAGTAGATGTTGAGAGCTCACTTTGCTTCCTCTTCCTAGCATCATCTCTTTTGATGTAtgcattctttttattttcctcCTTCCTTGTTCATAGGGCATGTTCTGACATTGTGAGTTGTTTTCTAGCACATTGAGCGCCTCATCTTAACTCCAACTTTACTTATCTTAGTTCCTTTAGGTGCTTCAGTTGGCTCCCTTCTTCTCAGTGTCTTAGGTATCCCAAGCATCCTGACATAAGCAAGTGGGAGTGGCCTTGGCATATCAGAAACAAGTCATCTCTCATCACCTTCAACTGGCTGCAAGCAATGGCTATATGTCTTCATGTATTGTGTGATTGCATAACTTGGTGATATGTAGTCATCTAGTTTCATTAAGGCCATATAGATTGCACTGATAGCATCGTAACAGGGAAGACCTGAGAGTTGCTAATACCTGTAGCTGCATGTCTTCTGCACCAAATTCACAATgtacctcctctcctccttcacCTCAAAGCCATCTTGACCATTCCATAGCACACTGCACTTGGTAGATCTCTCCATGTTCAGTTTCATCTTCTTGAATATGTTGGGGCAAATTGTCCCTAGCCACTTGTGTGTCTTGCTTCTATTTTCTTGAATTCTAACCATGACCTTGCATATGATAGATTCATGCATGAAAATAACTGGAAGGAACCTAGAGTCCATGATAGAGTTGTTAAAACTCTCACACATATTGTTATCAACAGAATCACAGTCTAACCCTAACTTGAAGTATGCCTTACACCAGTGCTCAGGTGCAGTGTTCATCATGTCATTGGCTCCTTAAGGAGTGTCTTGGGCCAGCCTAGCTCTATTGTAATTGAAAATCTCTCTGCATGAAGACTTTGCACACTTCTAGAATTTCTTCTGCAGCTTGTGGTTAGTGTATGGCAGCAGCGAGCCCAATCCCCGCATCGAATGCCCTCTGTGTGCATCTAATGTCGTCGATTGCGACCTAGACCACACCATGGCTACTAGCTCTCCCTTTCAGTACCCAAAAAACCAAATCTTTACCCTAGATTCATAGTTTCTAGCAAAGACTCACCACGACCTCCTGCACCAATCTGATCAACGGGACTTCCTCGCGATCATCCACATGTCGTCTGCTTcacctgagagagagagagagagagagagagagagagagagagagagagagagagagagagagagagagagagagagagagagagagagagcattggACGAGAGTGCGAGGGGGGCGGAGCAACCCAGGAGAGGAGGGGGTGGAGCACTAACATGCGGTCCCAGTAGCCATCCCCGTTAGTGTGGCTAAACCAGCGCCAGCATGGACTCTAGCGAGGTGAAAACCACCTATGAAACCAGGTTAGATGGTTAAGTAAACGGTTTTACAAAGTTTAAGGTCCACAATACCTGGTTTATAGTTTGGGGTTTTAAGTATTCACCAGTCGATAATTCAGGGGGTTATGTAGACTTTTCCCTGTAAATAAATGTCTATTTCCCCTTCTGACAAGTAAATTTCTATAGGGGAGACTCTTTGTAGGACACAAAAATTGTAACATTTCAGGGACCACGCAAACCCGGAGCGCTACTAGTCTTTAAAAGCTTTTAGGTTCTATAGGCCATGGCAACAATTTCAACCTCTCAACATCCTTTGGAAGAAGGATAAGCTTGAAACGTTTACAGTTCAGGATTAAGAAAACATTGACACTTCACTATATCTACCAACACCGCTAATTCCAAAACATGAGTGTGGGTAGACTTGCTCATGAGACAGTCACAACCTTAAGGCATGAACCTTCAGCTGATCACTCTTAGACTGGTGCATTACTGAGTCTAGAAGGGACAACTAGGAGATTGCAACCACTTACCTAAAAGTTTTGGTTCGGTGCTGAAACTCTCATACTACCGTTGCACCAAAAGGGCAATTGTTGGTCAGGTACTCCCTCTCATTGTAAATATGGGTCATTTTAGCCTCCTCTATTAATCTCCAATTGTAAGCCATTCTAGGATCCCAAGATAACTTTGTTTCACTTATTCTAACTTTGCCCTTCTTTAACTTCTTCATCGAAGAGATAGAGTGAGAGAAATTATACAACATTAATTGCATATTTTATATGAGAATAATTGAGGGTAGCATGGAAATTTCATTTACCTCCTTAATCCTTATGCGAACTATAAAACAACCTATATATGCAATCAGagggataattttttttctaggatTATAGTAGGAAATGTAGTTTTTTATTCTAAGAATTAGATTTGAGAATCAGgttatttgtttcagcttttgatcCTGATAGCAGAATCCAAAATCAAAAGCCAAAACAAACAAGGCCTAAGACAGTTCTGCTTTGAGGATCAGTAGTTAGTAGTGAATTTGTAAGAAGTTGCTAAAGAATTGAAGAAGTTATAACTTATCAGCATTAGCTAGTAAAAAGAAATGCTAACATTGAGTGACCTAATTTCTCAATTCATTCACATCACTTTAACATCTCGATGAAAAATATCACACAGTGCTATAGCATATGTTTAAAATAGTTCATGAGCATATCTTTAAATATAGGAATTAGAAGACACGTGATTTGGGAGAAAAAAACACAAGAACGAAAGCTATAGAATCCCATGTGACAAAACATGATGCCGGAGGAGAGAGCGAGACAGAAAGAACTTGAGGTTAGATAAAGACTATTATGGAATTGGGGTCATTCATATGTTttaaacaaaaggaaaaaaaaccctaacatcaATTCTTACAAACCAAAAATGGGCCGTAAATAATGATCCACTGTTCAGCGTGCTGGGGTTAGTCTTGCTGGCATCTCATGCTGTGGTCGCGCGTagatttttttaagtacaagtcAGAC comes from the Phragmites australis chromosome 22, lpPhrAust1.1, whole genome shotgun sequence genome and includes:
- the LOC133904986 gene encoding eukaryotic translation initiation factor 2 subunit gamma-like codes for the protein MARRGLMEQDLSKLDVTKLHPLSPEVISRQATINIGTIGHVAHGKSTVVKAISGVQTVRFKNELERNITIKLGYANAKIYKCEDDRCPRPMCYKAYGSGKEDGPPCDVPGFENTRMKLLRHVSFVDCPGHDILMATMLNGAAIMDGALLLIAANESCPQPQTSEHLAAVEIMRLQHIIILQNKIDLIQESAAMNQHEAIQKFIQGTIAEGAPVVPISAQLKYNIDVICEYIVKKIPIPERNFTSPPNMIVIRSFDVNKPGSEVDEIRGGVAGGSILRGVLRVNQKIEVRPGIVMKDENGNIKCTPIYSRIVSLYAEQNELQFAVPGGLIGVGTTMDPTLTRADRLVGQVLGEVGSLPDVYVELEINFFLLRRLLGVRTKGTEKAGKVSKLTKGEILMLNIGSMSTGARVVAVKNDLAKLQLTAPVCTSKGEKVALSRRVEKHWRLIGWGQIQAGTTLEVPPCPL